The Bos taurus isolate L1 Dominette 01449 registration number 42190680 breed Hereford chromosome 13, ARS-UCD2.0, whole genome shotgun sequence genome contains a region encoding:
- the LOC112449384 gene encoding WAP four-disulfide core domain protein 13-like — translation MPSPGVVAEDGEEAEPDGALREGHVVSQLPTLKPFLSPCRTWPKCWVFCQAHLDMSGVSVMKLLGLPLLMLSCMAILPVSGSWKEKIDSPFELPPYIEPKLKLKPCNKSPTNEQCAIKCKLHTECQLGHHCCSAFCGDVCMLLKPNVSSNTDHKISNILSTVQPTKHP, via the exons ATGCCCAGCCCAGGAGTGGTGGCTGAAGACGGAGAGGAGGCAGAACCAGATGGTGCACTGAGAGAAGGTCACGTGGTCTCCCAACTCCCCACCCTGAAACCCTTCTTGAGCCCCTGCAGAACCTGGCCCAAGTGCTGGGTCTTCTGCCAGGCTCACCTTGACATGTCCGGGGTCAGCGTCATGAAGTTGTTGGGTCTCCCGCTGCTGATGCTCTCCTGCATGGCAATCCTGCCAGTTTCAGGAAgctggaaagaaaaaatagattctCCCTTTGAACTTCCACCTTACA TTGAgccaaagctgaaactgaaaCCCTGCAACAAGAGTCCCACTAATGAGCAGTGTGCCATCAAGTGCAAGCTTCACACGGAGTGTCAGCTCGGTCATCACTGCTGCAGTGCCTTCTGCGGAGATGTCTGCATGCTTCTGAAGCCGAACG TGAGCAGCAATACAGACCACAAAATCAGCAACATCCTGTCCACCGTGCAGCCCACAAAGCACCCGTGA
- the WFDC9 gene encoding protein WFDC9 isoform X1, translating to MWSPGRPRCLDFLDSLHNPAIGLRLPYLSWPWPSHLLRTCTRPLRTPQRPQPLPPPAPPLTLPVGRSQIKKQPVTADTPLRCLQSSIGKRPAFCQNLIHTHVETTMKPWILLLMLLTYELVMFLPVLGGIKNKLLYEIKDVDQCWVQPPSLRYCVKRCTKLRECSFPNHTCCWTYCGNICLNNEEPFKFK from the exons ATGTGGTCCCCTGGCAG ACCTCGATGCCTGGACTTCCTGGACTCTCTCCATAATCCTGCAATAGGACTCCGTCTCCCATATTTGTCATGGCCTTGGCCAAGTCACCTCCTCAGAACCTGCACCCGACCCCTGAGAACTCCACAAAG ACCACAACCCCTGCCCCCTCCCGCCCCTCCACTGACTCTCCCAGTAGGAAGAAGCCAGATAAAAAAACAGCCTGTTACTGCAGACACTCCACTCAGATGCCTTCAGAG TAGCATCGGGAAAAGACCTGCTTTCTGCCAAAACCTAATCCACACACACGTAGAAACGACCATGAAGCCCTGGATTCTTCTACTCATGCTTCTCACCTATGAGCTTGTGATGTTTCTGCCTGTGTTGGGAGGCATCAAGAACAAACTTCTAT ATGAAATAAAAGACGTTGATCAATGCTGGGTACAGCCTCCATCATTAAGGTATTGTGTAAAAAGATGCACTAAATTAAGGGAATGTTCCTTTCCAAATCACACATGCTGCTGGACCTACTGTGGAAACATCTGCCTGAACAATGA GGAACCTTTTAAATTCAAGTGA
- the WFDC9 gene encoding protein WFDC9 isoform X2, giving the protein MWSPGRPRCLDFLDSLHNPAIGLRLPYLSWPWPSHLLRTCTRPLRTPQRPQPLPPPAPPLTLPVGRSQIKKQPVTADTPLRCLQSIGKRPAFCQNLIHTHVETTMKPWILLLMLLTYELVMFLPVLGGIKNKLLYEIKDVDQCWVQPPSLRYCVKRCTKLRECSFPNHTCCWTYCGNICLNNEEPFKFK; this is encoded by the exons ATGTGGTCCCCTGGCAG ACCTCGATGCCTGGACTTCCTGGACTCTCTCCATAATCCTGCAATAGGACTCCGTCTCCCATATTTGTCATGGCCTTGGCCAAGTCACCTCCTCAGAACCTGCACCCGACCCCTGAGAACTCCACAAAG ACCACAACCCCTGCCCCCTCCCGCCCCTCCACTGACTCTCCCAGTAGGAAGAAGCCAGATAAAAAAACAGCCTGTTACTGCAGACACTCCACTCAGATGCCTTCAGAG CATCGGGAAAAGACCTGCTTTCTGCCAAAACCTAATCCACACACACGTAGAAACGACCATGAAGCCCTGGATTCTTCTACTCATGCTTCTCACCTATGAGCTTGTGATGTTTCTGCCTGTGTTGGGAGGCATCAAGAACAAACTTCTAT ATGAAATAAAAGACGTTGATCAATGCTGGGTACAGCCTCCATCATTAAGGTATTGTGTAAAAAGATGCACTAAATTAAGGGAATGTTCCTTTCCAAATCACACATGCTGCTGGACCTACTGTGGAAACATCTGCCTGAACAATGA GGAACCTTTTAAATTCAAGTGA
- the WFDC9 gene encoding protein WFDC9 isoform X3, whose protein sequence is MALAKSPPQNLHPTPENSTKTTTPAPSRPSTDSPSRKKPDKKTACYCRHSTQMPSELCWVFVAVQAFLLFRSIGKRPAFCQNLIHTHVETTMKPWILLLMLLTYELVMFLPVLGGIKNKLLYEIKDVDQCWVQPPSLRYCVKRCTKLRECSFPNHTCCWTYCGNICLNNEEPFKFK, encoded by the exons ATGGCCTTGGCCAAGTCACCTCCTCAGAACCTGCACCCGACCCCTGAGAACTCCACAAAG ACCACAACCCCTGCCCCCTCCCGCCCCTCCACTGACTCTCCCAGTAGGAAGAAGCCAGATAAAAAAACAGCCTGTTACTGCAGACACTCCACTCAGATGCCTTCAGAG ctgtgctgggtcttcgttgctgtgcaggcttttctcttgtttcg TAGCATCGGGAAAAGACCTGCTTTCTGCCAAAACCTAATCCACACACACGTAGAAACGACCATGAAGCCCTGGATTCTTCTACTCATGCTTCTCACCTATGAGCTTGTGATGTTTCTGCCTGTGTTGGGAGGCATCAAGAACAAACTTCTAT ATGAAATAAAAGACGTTGATCAATGCTGGGTACAGCCTCCATCATTAAGGTATTGTGTAAAAAGATGCACTAAATTAAGGGAATGTTCCTTTCCAAATCACACATGCTGCTGGACCTACTGTGGAAACATCTGCCTGAACAATGA GGAACCTTTTAAATTCAAGTGA
- the WFDC9 gene encoding protein WFDC9 isoform X4: protein MALAKSPPQNLHPTPENSTKTTTPAPSRPSTDSPSRKKPDKKTACYCRHSTQMPSELCWVFVAVQAFLLFRIGKRPAFCQNLIHTHVETTMKPWILLLMLLTYELVMFLPVLGGIKNKLLYEIKDVDQCWVQPPSLRYCVKRCTKLRECSFPNHTCCWTYCGNICLNNEEPFKFK, encoded by the exons ATGGCCTTGGCCAAGTCACCTCCTCAGAACCTGCACCCGACCCCTGAGAACTCCACAAAG ACCACAACCCCTGCCCCCTCCCGCCCCTCCACTGACTCTCCCAGTAGGAAGAAGCCAGATAAAAAAACAGCCTGTTACTGCAGACACTCCACTCAGATGCCTTCAGAG ctgtgctgggtcttcgttgctgtgcaggcttttctcttgtttcg CATCGGGAAAAGACCTGCTTTCTGCCAAAACCTAATCCACACACACGTAGAAACGACCATGAAGCCCTGGATTCTTCTACTCATGCTTCTCACCTATGAGCTTGTGATGTTTCTGCCTGTGTTGGGAGGCATCAAGAACAAACTTCTAT ATGAAATAAAAGACGTTGATCAATGCTGGGTACAGCCTCCATCATTAAGGTATTGTGTAAAAAGATGCACTAAATTAAGGGAATGTTCCTTTCCAAATCACACATGCTGCTGGACCTACTGTGGAAACATCTGCCTGAACAATGA GGAACCTTTTAAATTCAAGTGA
- the WFDC9 gene encoding WAP four-disulfide core domain 9 precursor, protein MKPWILLLMLLTYELVMFLPVLGGIKNKLLYEIKDVDQCWVQPPSLRYCVKRCTKLRECSFPNHTCCWTYCGNICLNNEEPFKFK, encoded by the exons ATGAAGCCCTGGATTCTTCTACTCATGCTTCTCACCTATGAGCTTGTGATGTTTCTGCCTGTGTTGGGAGGCATCAAGAACAAACTTCTAT ATGAAATAAAAGACGTTGATCAATGCTGGGTACAGCCTCCATCATTAAGGTATTGTGTAAAAAGATGCACTAAATTAAGGGAATGTTCCTTTCCAAATCACACATGCTGCTGGACCTACTGTGGAAACATCTGCCTGAACAATGA GGAACCTTTTAAATTCAAGTGA
- the WFDC10A gene encoding WAP four-disulfide core domain protein 10A codes for MRAQALLPILLLCVLLLQARGRQHSQKTNQKQQPPEIKQCEKRPKIYMCKIPCTDDRECQANNICCSTFCGNICMNVL; via the exons ATgagagcccaggctctgctgcCCATCCTGCTCCTCTGCGTTCTGCTGCTGCAGGCCAGGGGAAGGCAACACAGCCAGAAGACGAACC AAAAGCAGCAACCCCCAGAAATCAAGCAGTGTGAGAAAAGACCCAAAATATATATGTGCAAAATCCCCTGCACAGATGATCGAGAATGTCAAGCAAATAACATATGTTGTTCAACCTTCTGCGGGAACATTTGCATGAACGTCCTGTGA